The DNA segment AACACGGCACCGAGCAGCGAGGCAGTAGCTCCCTCCGGTTCGGCATGGTACTGTTCCTGGGTTCGGAGATCGCCACGTTCGGTGCTGGGTTCGTCTATTACTTCTTCATCCGGTCGGGCGCGTGGAGTACCGATGCGTTTCCCGAACTGCTCGGGAGTCTGGTCGTGATCAACACCGCGATCCTGCTCGCGAGTAGCGTGACCCTGCATTTCGCACACGTCGCGCTTCGCAACGGGAACCGCCGGCGATTCGTGCGGTTGCTCGGGGTGACACTCCTGCTCGGGATCGTCTTCATCGGCGGACAGGCCTACGAGTACTACGAATTTATCGTCCACGAGGGCTTCACGATCCAGGGCGGAGCGTTCAACAGCGCCTTCTACGGACTGACCGGGCTCCACGGCGCTCACGTGTCGCTGGGCGCACTCTTGCTCGGAATCGTCTTCGTGCGGAGCCTCATGGGCCAGTACACCGAGGATCGTCATACATCTGTCAGTACAGTCTCCATGTACTGGCACTTCGTCGATCTCGTGTGGGTCTTCCTCGTCGTCTCGCTGTACCTCGGTGCCGAACTCTGATCGCGATCAAAAATATTTTATAGTAAACTGGTGTCGGACTGCAACAAGGGATAGTGTCACACGCGGGGGAAAGGATCGCCGACCGCACTTGGGGGGTTGCCACTTGGGGGTGGCACCAATGGAAAACGCGACTTGCGGTCG comes from the Halapricum desulfuricans genome and includes:
- a CDS encoding cytochrome c oxidase subunit 3, with the translated sequence MSTADSEDHGEHHLPAVEDWPRGFGEASWWPFVTAVGGALIYIGLALVIWSQSSNPTLTTLGGRAITLRVAAGGVLSASVLLLLGGIYGWLYHAFVANYWEHGTEQRGSSSLRFGMVLFLGSEIATFGAGFVYYFFIRSGAWSTDAFPELLGSLVVINTAILLASSVTLHFAHVALRNGNRRRFVRLLGVTLLLGIVFIGGQAYEYYEFIVHEGFTIQGGAFNSAFYGLTGLHGAHVSLGALLLGIVFVRSLMGQYTEDRHTSVSTVSMYWHFVDLVWVFLVVSLYLGAEL